A portion of the Toxotes jaculatrix isolate fToxJac2 chromosome 16, fToxJac2.pri, whole genome shotgun sequence genome contains these proteins:
- the tpm2 gene encoding tropomyosin beta chain isoform X2 — protein MEAIKKKMQMLKLDKENAIDRAEQAEVDKKGAEDKCKQLEEELLGLQKKLKGVEDELDKYSESLKDAQEKLEQAEKKAADAEAEVASLNRRIQLVEEELDRAQERLATALQKLEEAEKAADESERGMKVIENRATKDEEKMEIQEMQLKEAKHIAEEADRKYEEVARKLVILEGDLERSEERAEVAEAKSGDLEEELKNVTNNLKSLEAQAEKYSQKEDKYEEEIKVLTDKLKEAETRAEFAERSVAKLEKTIDDLEEKLAQAKEENLDMHQVLDQTLLELNNL, from the exons ATGGAGGCCATCAAGAAGAAAATGCAGATGCTGAAGCTGGATAAGGAGAACGCGATAGACCGAGCGGAGCAGGCTGAGGTGGACAAGAAAGGAGCAGAGGACAAATGCAAACAG ctggaggaggagctgctggggctgcagaagaagctgaaagGAGTGGAGGATGAGCTGGACAAATACTCTGAGTCGCTGAAGGATGCccaggagaagctggagcaggCAGAGAAAAAGGCAGCAGAT GCTGAGGCAGAAGTGGCTTCTCTAAACAGGCGCAtccagctggtggaggaggagttggACCGAGCTCAGGAGAGACTGGCTACTGCTCTGCAGAAGCTGGAAGAGGCTGAGAAAGCTGCAGATGAGAGCGAGAG AGGAATGAAGGTCATAGAGAACAGAGCAACAAAGGACGAGGAGAAAATGGAGATCCAGGAGATGCAGCTGAAGGAGGCCAAACACATCGCTGAGGAGGCCGACCGCAAATATGAAGAG GTTGCACGTAAACTGGTGATCCTGGAGGGTGATCTGGAGCGTTCAGAGGAGCGTGCTGAGGTGGCCGAGGC TAAATCAGGTGACCTTGAGGAAGAGTTGAAAAATGTCACCAACAACTTGAAGTCACTGGAAGCCCAGGCTGAGAAG TACTCACAAAAGGAGGACAAATACGAAGAGGAAATTAAAGTCCTGACCGACAAACTGAAAGAG GCTGAGACCCGTGCAGAGTTTGCAGAGAGGTCTGTGGCCAAGCTGGAGAAGACCATTGATGATCTGGAAG aGAAACTGGCCCAAGCCAAAGAAGAGAACCTGGACATGCACCAGGTGTTGGATCAAACCCTTCTGGAGCTCAACAATCTATAG
- the tpm2 gene encoding tropomyosin beta chain isoform X3 — protein MEAIKKKMQMLKLDKENAIDRAEQAEVDKKGAEDKCKQLEEELLGLQKKLKGVEDELDKYSESLKDAQEKLEQAEKKAADAEAEVASLNRRIQLVEEELDRAQERLATALQKLEEAEKAADESERGMKVIENRATKDEEKMEIQEMQLKEAKHIAEEADRKYEEVARKLVILEGDLERSEERAEVAEARVRELEEELRLMDQNLKSMMCGEEEYSQKEDKYEEEIKVLTDKLKEAETRAEFAERSVAKLEKTIDDLEEKLAQAKEENLDMHQVLDQTLLELNNL, from the exons ATGGAGGCCATCAAGAAGAAAATGCAGATGCTGAAGCTGGATAAGGAGAACGCGATAGACCGAGCGGAGCAGGCTGAGGTGGACAAGAAAGGAGCAGAGGACAAATGCAAACAG ctggaggaggagctgctggggctgcagaagaagctgaaagGAGTGGAGGATGAGCTGGACAAATACTCTGAGTCGCTGAAGGATGCccaggagaagctggagcaggCAGAGAAAAAGGCAGCAGAT GCTGAGGCAGAAGTGGCTTCTCTAAACAGGCGCAtccagctggtggaggaggagttggACCGAGCTCAGGAGAGACTGGCTACTGCTCTGCAGAAGCTGGAAGAGGCTGAGAAAGCTGCAGATGAGAGCGAGAG AGGAATGAAGGTCATAGAGAACAGAGCAACAAAGGACGAGGAGAAAATGGAGATCCAGGAGATGCAGCTGAAGGAGGCCAAACACATCGCTGAGGAGGCCGACCGCAAATATGAAGAG GTTGCACGTAAACTGGTGATCCTGGAGGGTGATCTGGAGCGTTCAGAGGAGCGTGCTGAGGTGGCCGAGGC GCGAgtgagggagctggaggaggagctccGACTAATGGACCAGAATTTGAAGTCCATGATGTGCGGAGAGGAAGAG TACTCACAAAAGGAGGACAAATACGAAGAGGAAATTAAAGTCCTGACCGACAAACTGAAAGAG GCTGAGACCCGTGCAGAGTTTGCAGAGAGGTCTGTGGCCAAGCTGGAGAAGACCATTGATGATCTGGAAG aGAAACTGGCCCAAGCCAAAGAAGAGAACCTGGACATGCACCAGGTGTTGGATCAAACCCTTCTGGAGCTCAACAATCTATAG
- the tpm2 gene encoding tropomyosin beta chain isoform X1, whose protein sequence is MEAIKKKMQMLKLDKENAIDRAEQAEVDKKGAEDKCKQLEEELLGLQKKLKGVEDELDKYSESLKDAQEKLEQAEKKAADAEAEVASLNRRIQLVEEELDRAQERLATALQKLEEAEKAADESERGMKVIENRATKDEEKMEIQEMQLKEAKHIAEEADRKYEEVARKLVILEGDLERSEERAEVAEAKSGDLEEELKNVTNNLKSLEAQAEKYSQKEDKYEEEIKVLTDKLKEAETRAEFAERSVAKLEKTIDDLEDEVYAQKLKGKALSEELDLALNDMTTL, encoded by the exons ATGGAGGCCATCAAGAAGAAAATGCAGATGCTGAAGCTGGATAAGGAGAACGCGATAGACCGAGCGGAGCAGGCTGAGGTGGACAAGAAAGGAGCAGAGGACAAATGCAAACAG ctggaggaggagctgctggggctgcagaagaagctgaaagGAGTGGAGGATGAGCTGGACAAATACTCTGAGTCGCTGAAGGATGCccaggagaagctggagcaggCAGAGAAAAAGGCAGCAGAT GCTGAGGCAGAAGTGGCTTCTCTAAACAGGCGCAtccagctggtggaggaggagttggACCGAGCTCAGGAGAGACTGGCTACTGCTCTGCAGAAGCTGGAAGAGGCTGAGAAAGCTGCAGATGAGAGCGAGAG AGGAATGAAGGTCATAGAGAACAGAGCAACAAAGGACGAGGAGAAAATGGAGATCCAGGAGATGCAGCTGAAGGAGGCCAAACACATCGCTGAGGAGGCCGACCGCAAATATGAAGAG GTTGCACGTAAACTGGTGATCCTGGAGGGTGATCTGGAGCGTTCAGAGGAGCGTGCTGAGGTGGCCGAGGC TAAATCAGGTGACCTTGAGGAAGAGTTGAAAAATGTCACCAACAACTTGAAGTCACTGGAAGCCCAGGCTGAGAAG TACTCACAAAAGGAGGACAAATACGAAGAGGAAATTAAAGTCCTGACCGACAAACTGAAAGAG GCTGAGACCCGTGCAGAGTTTGCAGAGAGGTCTGTGGCCAAGCTGGAGAAGACCATTGATGATCTGGAAG ATGAAGTATATGCTCAGAAGCTGAAGGGCAAGGCtctcagtgaggagctggacctGGCCCTCAATGACATGACTACACTGTAg